The Molothrus ater isolate BHLD 08-10-18 breed brown headed cowbird chromosome 17, BPBGC_Mater_1.1, whole genome shotgun sequence DNA segment TGACTACTAACCAGGAAGGGGCCATGCTCCTTGAGGAAGCCctccatggagctgcagccagggcccCCGTTCAGCCACAGCACCAGGGGGCTGTTCTGGGGATTGCTCTGGGCCTCCACGAACCTGTGGACGCGTAGCTGTGAGTGCCCGGTGCCAGCCGATGCCCCCCCATCGCCAGGCGCAGTCCCACGTACCAGTAGTGCAGGTACTTGCCCGGCCCGGCGCAGAGGTAGCCCGAGAAGTGGCGGAAGGACGGCTGCTTTGACAGCCCGGGTAGGTAGGTCACCTCATGGTCCGGGGGGGCGGCCCGGCccaaccccagcagcagcagcgacgACAGCAACACTGGCCCCATCTGCGGTGGGCGGAAGGGACGGTCAGGCTGCTGTCGGCCAGGAACGGCCGCGGCAGCGCCCCGCGAGCGCCCCGACCCGGCCCCCACTCGGGGCTGatccccggcccggcccagccggCTCCCCTGGCGCCGGTCCCggtccctccatcccatccccccGGTCCCGTCCCGGCGCCCCTCGGTCCCACTGACCGCGGCCGCTCCCGGCGCGGCGCTCGCAGGCGGCGGTCACGGCGGGCACATGACACGCGCCCATATGACCTGCGGCCCTCACGTGAGCGGGGCGGGGCCCCACGGCGGCCAATCAGCGCCCCGGGGgcggccggccccgctccgcccctGCCCGCGCACGTGGGAGCGGTCCcggaccgggaccgggacagTGGCGGGGGGACACCGATGGAGCCCCCGTACCCAAACGGGGTGCCGGTGGGCACTACTGGGCACCACCGGTTACAGCTGGGTGCCACCCAGCACCGCCGGGTAAAGCTGGGCATCTCCAGGCACCGCCAGTCATCACCGTGGGATGACCACTGGCCACTGCTGGCTATAGCTGGTACCACTGGGCACCAccgggcactgccagctctgctggacagcatgggcacagccagacaTCCCGGCCCAGGTGGTAGCGCTGGACAGTCCAGGGTGGAATGTCTGCGAGTCTGGTTTGGGCCCGGTTGTGCCCATCAGCCACAGGGCCCCCCCAGCCGCCCCCATGGCACCAGGACCCCCCTTGAGCCCTCTGGTTGTCCCTCCCAGCCGGGCTGTCAGCACCtcacagcagctgtgacagggacagttAAAAATAGCTCGGGCTGCAATGGCTGCCCGGTGCCGGCTTGCTGCACGCTTCCACCACATCCACGGCGCCAACATCCGCCTGGATGCCTCACACACACAAGCCACACGGGTGGAGAGCTTCGCCAACGGGCTCTGCTTCAGCCAGGAGCCTCTGGCACCCGGGCAGATCTTCCTGGTGGAGAttgaggagaaggagctgggctggtgcgGGCACTTGCGCGTGGGACTGACAGCCCATGATCCCCAGAGACTGGAGGTAGTGCCTGAGTACTCGCTGCCGGACCTGGTCAACCTGGGCGACACCTGGGTGTTTGCCATCACCCGCAACCACAACCGTGTGGTGGTGGAGGGGGAGGAGGCGCAGCCGCGGGGGCGGCCCtgggagccctccctgctgatCGAGCGGCTGCGGATCCCCCGGGACACGCTGGTGGGGCGCAGCCGGCCCGGCCGCTACAGCCACATCCTGGATGACCTGTTCAAGATGAACGTGCTGCCCGCCACCGCCCGGCGCAGCCGCATCGGGGTGCTGTACGCCCCGCAGCCCGACGGCACCGCCGACATGCACATCGTCATCAACGGCGAGGACATGGGGCCGAGCGCCAGGGGACTGCCCACCTCCCGCCCGCTCTACGCCGTCATCGACGTCTTTGCCTCCACCAAGAGTGTCCGGGTGATCCCGGTGGATTATGGCTGTAGGTACCTGTGCCCCTCCGTGCTGCGTGGGCCAGGAGCGGGGGAGCTCTGGTGGGGTCATGCCGTAGTCGCCAACAGAGGGAAGGTTGGCATGTGCCCCtgggcagagggacacagggggtAAGAGGGCACAGGAAAGCCTCTGGTCCTTGTGGAGCACAGGTGAGATCCACAGTATCACTGCTGGGCAGTGTCTGATGAAAGCTCTGCCAtgggcgctgtgctggggccaggggagagacccccagcagcagcagcagtcagaCAGAGCCCCCCTGGCCACCCTTCCTGAGCAGAGTG contains these protein-coding regions:
- the NEURL2 gene encoding neuralized-like protein 2, whose protein sequence is MAARCRLAARFHHIHGANIRLDASHTQATRVESFANGLCFSQEPLAPGQIFLVEIEEKELGWCGHLRVGLTAHDPQRLEVVPEYSLPDLVNLGDTWVFAITRNHNRVVVEGEEAQPRGRPWEPSLLIERLRIPRDTLVGRSRPGRYSHILDDLFKMNVLPATARRSRIGVLYAPQPDGTADMHIVINGEDMGPSARGLPTSRPLYAVIDVFASTKSVRVIPVDYGFPSLQTLCRLVIQKHIVHRLAIDGLDLPPLLKSSCQHE